In Rhizorhabdus phycosphaerae, the genomic stretch TAGCTTCTACCAGCGCGCGACCGATCCCGCCGCTGGCCCCGAAGACGATGGCCGCCTGACCGGCGCGGAGATCGTCATTCCCCACCCGCGATCGCCTCCGCCACCATGTCCCGAAGCGGCAGCTTCGCCTCCATGCGGATCGCCAGCAACGCCGTACCGCTGATCTTGCGCTGGACGAACAGCGTGTCGATCGGAGGAATATGCCAGGCGGCCCGATCGGCGGCGATCGTCCGCCCATGGCGGCGCAAAGGCTCCACGAAGGAGCGATCAGAGAAGTCGAACAGGCCCGGCTGGCCGAGATGCGCGATCATCACGTCGATCATGGCGTCGAGGGTGGCGCCATGACGCTCTACCGTCTGCTGTGCGACGAAGCCGACCTCGACAAGCGAGGCGCGCAGCGCATCGCGGTCTTCGGACAGCCCCGCTTCCATCAGCCGACGATAGCCTGCGACCGTCCTCTCTTCCACCGCGCGGGCCGCGCCGAAGTCGAGCAGCACGATCTCGCCGCTGTCGGGCCGCCAGCGATAATTGGCGAAGTTGGGGTCGGTCTGCATGTATCCGAAGCGGAACAGCTCGCGCAGCACGAGGCCGAACAGCCGCGCCATCACGGTGTCGCGCATCGCCTGCGGAGCGTCGCGCAGCGTCTCGATCGACTGGCCCGGCATATAGTCCATCGCCAGGATCGAATCCCCGCACAGATCGTCGATCGGACGGGGAATCGCGAAGCCCTCCTCGCCTTCGAGCAGAGCGGCGTAGCGCTTCATCTGCTCGGCCTCACGGCGATAATCGGCCTCCTCGTGCAACTGGCGCTTCGCCTCCTCCAGCAGAGGCGCGATGTCGAGTGTTTCGGGCAGCAGGCCGGTCATCCCCAGCAGGCCGGCGACATTATCGACATCCGCGTCGATGCTGGCGGCAACGCCGGGATATTGTACCTTCACCGCCAGCGCCCGGCCTCCCGGGAGCGTGGCGCGATGGACCTGGCCGATCGAGGCGGCAGCCATGGGCGTGGCGTCGAAGCGCTCGAAGCGGCGTCGCCAATCCTTGCCCCATTCGGCGCGCAGCACCGAGTCCAGCTGCGACGGGGGCATGCGGTGAGCGGACTCGCGCAGTTTCGACAGGATCGCGGTCAGCTCGGGCGGCAATATGTCGCCCGCATCCATCGAAATCATCTGCCCCATCTTCATCGCCGCGCCGCGCATGCGGGAAAGTTGCTCGGTCACGCGTTGGGCATTGGCAGGCGTCAGGATCAGATCGGACAGTTGCGGGCGTTCGCCGCGCGAAAGCCGTCGCGCGCCTTCGGCGAGCACGCCACCCGCGACCCCGCCCGCCATCTGCCCCAGGGACAGAAAGCGTGACAGCCGGGCCGTCGGCACGCGACGATAGGAAGCGTCGCTCATCCGAATCTCCTTTGCAGCGCCGGTCGCCAGCGCAGGAAGTGCAGGTACAGCCGTTCCAGCAGTCGCTCGACCGGGCGGTAGCGCGCGAGCAGCCCGATGGGCCGCAGAAGAGGGATCGCCCGCCACATGGCTGCGAAGGCTGCGGCCCCCGACAGCATCCGGCCCTGCTCCTCGGCATGGAACCGCGCGAGCAGTTCGCCGCGATCGAGCGGGCAACTGGACGAAGGATCGGCGACGTCGACGAAGCGAATGCGCGTCTTGCGGTCGAGCCGCCGCATCAGCGCGATCTCCCGCGTGCAGAGCGGGCAGGCGCCATCGTACCAGACGGTCACGGCTGGGGCGCTCGCATCGACGGCGCTGCTTTTCGGGTCAGCCATATATCCGCCATGCACCCTGCCGGCCTCTGCGGCGACCTGCCCGTTGGGCCATCGCCGCTTACCTGCCCTAAAGACCATGTTGTTCATCGCAAGCTCAACGCCACGGTCTGGCGATGGCTCCGACTTCACTCCCCCGCCCGCTCGTCCTCTTTGGCCTGTCCGGCATCCTGCCGCAGGCGCTGTGCGTGATCATGGCGCTCAGCGGCGGGGAAAGCCGTTGGATCGGGCTTGCCGCAGGATGCCTCTACGCCGGGCTGATCCTGTCATTCCTCGGCGGCCTTTGGTGGATGGCGGCACTGCTCGCCAATGAGCGCGCCAGCTGGCCCTATCTGTTGGCGGTGCTTCCCAGTCTGGCCGCCTGGGCCACCTTCCTGCCCTGGTGCATGGGCTGGCGCTGGCCCGGACCGTCATTGGTCATACTCGCTGTGCTGCTGCTTGCATCGCCCTTAGTCGACCGCGCTCTCGCCCATCGCTATCATGTGCCCGATGGCTGGATCGGCCTTCGTATCCGCATGGCGACCGGGCTCGGCCTGCTCACACTTGTGCTGGCTTTTGCCTAGACGATCGGCTCGACATCGACCGCGACGTCGATCTTCTGCCCGTCCTGCCCGGTGAATACGCCGTCGATCGGCGCGACATCGGCATAGTCGCGTCCCATGGCGGTGACGATATGGTCGCTGCCGACCAGACAGGCATTGGTCGGGTCGAAGCCGATCCACCCGCGCGCAGGACCGCACCAGATCACCACCCAGGCATGGGTAGCGTCGGCGCCGACGAGACGCGCCTTGCCCGGCGGAGGGATGGTGCGCAGATAACCCGACACATAGGCGGCAGGCAGACCCACGCCACGCAGTCCGGCTATCATGATCTGGGCGAAGTCCTGGCACACGCCGTGGCGCTTCTCGAACGCCTCGATCGGGGCGGTGTCGACCGCCGTCGCGCTGCCGTCATAGGTGAAGCTCGCATGAATGCGCGTCGCCAGCGCCAGTCCGGCCTCCACGATCCCGCGATCAGGCGCAAGATCCTCCGCGCACCAGGCCGTGATCTCGGCATCGAGCGGGATCGACGGCGACGGATAGATATAATTGGCCGGCCCCTCAGGCCCAAGGTCGGTCGAGCTGCGGACCAGTGCGGTGATCTCGGCGACCGTGGGGTCGTCGGCGCGAGGCTCGGGCGTCGGGCGGTCCACCTCGATCTGGAACCGGCTTTCGATCACGATCTCGCGCGACGGCTTGTCGACCACCATCCGCGTCACATGGCCCAGATAGCCGATCGGCCGCGTCCAGGCGATGCGCGCACCCGCCGACAGCTCCAGCCGGTGGTCGTGCACCGTCTGCCCCGACCATTCGACCGGTTGCAGCCGCAGGTTGCACCGCGCGAAAGCGACCGGATGGGCATAGCGGAAGCGTGTCTTGTGGCTGACCTTGTAGCGCATCGTCATCCCGATCAGGCCCCCGATCAAGCCAATGTCATGCCGGCCATGCGAAGACCTTCGCTGCCCTGCAGGAAGAAGCGGCTGCTGATCGCATTGGACAGTTCGGCCAGCATATTCTCGATCCCCAGCATCTTCTGGGCATCGAGCGTGTCGGCAGTCGCGGTGCGGATGGCCGCGTCGACCCGGTAGAAGATCATCTGGTGGGGCTCTGCCATGCCGTCGTCGCCGAGCGCCGGAAGCTGGCCGAAATGGAGCGCCATCTTCTCAAGCTGATAGGCGATCGACCGGGGGTTATAGGGATCGAGCGCGACGAGGTCGCGCACCGGCTCGAGCGAGAGGCCGGTCAGATAGCGCGCGCGATAGCTGATCTGGCTGTCGCAAAGGTCGAGCAGCGTCGTGAGATCGTCCGACGAAGCGTCGTCGCCCCCGAAGCAGCGCACCAGGCGACAGCCCCACAGCGCCCGCTCGATGCGCCGGCCCAGGTCGTGGAAGCGCCACCCCGCCGTCCGCCCCATATTCTCGGCGGCGAGTCCGGCGAGCGCCAGGAAACGCTCCTGCAGCTCGATCGCGCGGGCGAGCGTCGCCTCAGCATCTTCGGACAGCGCGCGAGGCATGGGCGCATCGACGAGCCGCCACACATCGGCCGACAGCCGGTCGCGACTCCCGCTGGCGATGCTGCGCGCGTGGCGCATCAGCGTCGCAACGCTGGCGGGACTATCGCCGTCGAGCGCGAACAGCGCGAGCTCGCGCAGATCATGCGTCTCGCCGACATCCTCCGCGAACAGATCGTCCTCATCCTCGTCGTCCTCATGGACGAGCGGAGCCGCCGCGCCGGAGGAGATCAACATGGTACCCAAACGGTCGAGCGTCAGCGGCACCAGCGCGGCGCCGCCATCGGCGACGATAGACCCACCCAGCGTCGCCCGGATCAGCCGCAGCGTCGCCTCGCCGCGCTCCAGATAGCGGCCGAGCCAGAAAAGATTGTCGGCGGCGCGGCTGGGCAGCGTACCCGGATTGCGGCGGATCGGCAGTTTCTGCGGCAGCAGCGAGACCGGTTCGACCGCGCGGTTGCCCACGACGCAGACATCCGCCGAAAAGGCACCCTCCCCCATGACGGTGGCGCGCGCATCGGACTCGTCTCCGATCCGCGCAAAACCACCCGGCATCACGGTCCATTCGCCATTGGCGTCGCGCGCCGCGAAGACGCGCAGGGTGAAGGGACGCGGGACCAGCTGTCCGTCAAGCACCACCGGCGCGGTCGACAGGTGCACATCCTCCAGCCCGACATAGTCCATCGGCCGCCGGCGCATGTCTTCGAGCAGACGCGCGCGATCGTCGGACGACAGCGTCGAGGCCAGCACCGGGCGGCCACGGCGCAGCCCGACGGGCGTCTCGCTAAAGGCCGGCGCGATCAGCAACTCGTCGAGCCGCGCTTCGACCTGCGCGCGGGGCACGTCCTGCCCGCACCACCAGGTGGCGATATTGGGCAGGATCAGGTCCTCCGACATCAACCGCCTTGCGAGAGTCGGCAGGAAGGCCGCCATCGCGGTCGACTCGACGGCGCCGGCGCCGGGCGCGTTGGCGATCACCGCCTGCCCTGCGGCCATGGCATCCATCAGCCCCGGTACGCCGATCGCCGATCCCGCGTCGAACGCCAGCGGATCGAGAAAGCGCGAGTCGATCCGGCGCCACAGCGCATCGACGCGCTTGAGGCCTTCAATCGTCCGGACGAACAGCCCGTCCTCGCGCACCGCCAGATCGCTGCCCTCGACAAGCAGCAGGCCGAGATAACGGGCGAGATGCGCCTGTTCGGCATAGCTCTGATTGTAGCGACCCGGGGTCAGCAGGCCGATGCGCGGTTCCGAGCGGCGGCAGACAGCCGACAGCCCTTCGCGGAAGGCTGAAAAGAAAGGGGCAAGCCGCTCGACGTGGAGCCGCGTCTGCAATGCGCCGAAAAGCCGCGTCGAGGCGAGCCGGTTTTCCAAGGCGTAGCCGGCGCCTACCGGCGCGCGGACATGGTCGTCGAGGACGCGCCACTGCCCGCTCGGGTCGCGTCCGAGATCGGCGGCATAGATGTGGAGATGATAGCCGCCGGGCGGCTTGATCCCGATCTGCGAGCGCCAGAAGGCGCGGTTGCCGGTGACCAGCGCGGCAGGCAGCGCGC encodes the following:
- a CDS encoding DUF3429 domain-containing protein, whose amino-acid sequence is MAPTSLPRPLVLFGLSGILPQALCVIMALSGGESRWIGLAAGCLYAGLILSFLGGLWWMAALLANERASWPYLLAVLPSLAAWATFLPWCMGWRWPGPSLVILAVLLLASPLVDRALAHRYHVPDGWIGLRIRMATGLGLLTLVLAFA
- a CDS encoding transglutaminase family protein, which produces MRYKVSHKTRFRYAHPVAFARCNLRLQPVEWSGQTVHDHRLELSAGARIAWTRPIGYLGHVTRMVVDKPSREIVIESRFQIEVDRPTPEPRADDPTVAEITALVRSSTDLGPEGPANYIYPSPSIPLDAEITAWCAEDLAPDRGIVEAGLALATRIHASFTYDGSATAVDTAPIEAFEKRHGVCQDFAQIMIAGLRGVGLPAAYVSGYLRTIPPPGKARLVGADATHAWVVIWCGPARGWIGFDPTNACLVGSDHIVTAMGRDYADVAPIDGVFTGQDGQKIDVAVDVEPIV
- a CDS encoding ABC1 kinase family protein — encoded protein: MSDASYRRVPTARLSRFLSLGQMAGGVAGGVLAEGARRLSRGERPQLSDLILTPANAQRVTEQLSRMRGAAMKMGQMISMDAGDILPPELTAILSKLRESAHRMPPSQLDSVLRAEWGKDWRRRFERFDATPMAAASIGQVHRATLPGGRALAVKVQYPGVAASIDADVDNVAGLLGMTGLLPETLDIAPLLEEAKRQLHEEADYRREAEQMKRYAALLEGEEGFAIPRPIDDLCGDSILAMDYMPGQSIETLRDAPQAMRDTVMARLFGLVLRELFRFGYMQTDPNFANYRWRPDSGEIVLLDFGAARAVEERTVAGYRRLMEAGLSEDRDALRASLVEVGFVAQQTVERHGATLDAMIDVMIAHLGQPGLFDFSDRSFVEPLRRHGRTIAADRAAWHIPPIDTLFVQRKISGTALLAIRMEAKLPLRDMVAEAIAGGE
- a CDS encoding circularly permuted type 2 ATP-grasp protein, encoding MQGEMMAELPGMPSLGEGWLQSYIAKAGAADVVRGDVGRGARWWQSLFDGVARQSEGRLDMLQQRMVRQVRELGTAFRFPGEEVERPWPVSTMPLLIGEDDWAIIAAGVAQRADLLERTLDDLFGEQTLIAGGALPAALVTGNRAFWRSQIGIKPPGGYHLHIYAADLGRDPSGQWRVLDDHVRAPVGAGYALENRLASTRLFGALQTRLHVERLAPFFSAFREGLSAVCRRSEPRIGLLTPGRYNQSYAEQAHLARYLGLLLVEGSDLAVREDGLFVRTIEGLKRVDALWRRIDSRFLDPLAFDAGSAIGVPGLMDAMAAGQAVIANAPGAGAVESTAMAAFLPTLARRLMSEDLILPNIATWWCGQDVPRAQVEARLDELLIAPAFSETPVGLRRGRPVLASTLSSDDRARLLEDMRRRPMDYVGLEDVHLSTAPVVLDGQLVPRPFTLRVFAARDANGEWTVMPGGFARIGDESDARATVMGEGAFSADVCVVGNRAVEPVSLLPQKLPIRRNPGTLPSRAADNLFWLGRYLERGEATLRLIRATLGGSIVADGGAALVPLTLDRLGTMLISSGAAAPLVHEDDEDEDDLFAEDVGETHDLRELALFALDGDSPASVATLMRHARSIASGSRDRLSADVWRLVDAPMPRALSEDAEATLARAIELQERFLALAGLAAENMGRTAGWRFHDLGRRIERALWGCRLVRCFGGDDASSDDLTTLLDLCDSQISYRARYLTGLSLEPVRDLVALDPYNPRSIAYQLEKMALHFGQLPALGDDGMAEPHQMIFYRVDAAIRTATADTLDAQKMLGIENMLAELSNAISSRFFLQGSEGLRMAGMTLA
- a CDS encoding thiol-disulfide oxidoreductase DCC family protein, with translation MADPKSSAVDASAPAVTVWYDGACPLCTREIALMRRLDRKTRIRFVDVADPSSSCPLDRGELLARFHAEEQGRMLSGAAAFAAMWRAIPLLRPIGLLARYRPVERLLERLYLHFLRWRPALQRRFG